In the genome of Streptomyces fagopyri, the window AAGAGGTCCGGCATGGCCGCGTGGAACGTGAACGACATCCCCGACCAGAGCGGTCGTACGGCCGTCGTCACCGGCGCCAACAGCGGGATCGGCCATGTCACGGCGCGTGAGCTGGCCCGGCGTGGAGCGCGGGTCGTGCTGGCCTGCCGGAGCGAGGCACGGGGGAACGAGGCGGGCGACCGGATCGTCTCCGAAGTACCGGGCGCCGACGTGGAGTTCGTACGACTGGACCTCGGAGACCTCGACTCCGTGGGGGAGTTCGCGGCGACGTACGACCACGCGTACGGCGAGCGCCTCGACCTGCTCGTCAACAACGCCGGGGTGATGGCCCTGCCGCAGGGGCGTACCGCCGACGGGTTCGAGACGCAGTTCGGGGTCAACCACCTCGGGCACTTCGCGCTCACCGGGATGCTGCTCCCCGCCCTGCTGAACACCCCCCGCGCACGCGTCGTGACCGTGTCGAGCATGGTGCACGCGCTCTCGAACATCGACCTCGACGACCTCGACAGCGAGCGCCCCTCCTACCGGCGCTGGATCGCCTACGCCCGCTCCAAGACCGCCAACCTGCTCTTCACCCATGAACTGGCGCGCCGACTGGCGGCCGTCGGGTCCGACGTCGTCGCGGCCGCGGCGCATCCCGGGTACGCCGCGACGAATCTGCAGACCGCCGGGCCCCGGATGGCCGGCCGCAAGGGAGCCGAGCGGTTCATGGAGATCGGCAACCGGGTCTTCGGGCAGAGCCCGCAGGCGGGGGCCCTGCCCACGCTGTACGCGGCCACCGCGCCCGGCGTGCGCCCCGATTCCTTCACCGGACCATCGTTCGCGATGTGGCGCGGCGCTCCGGCGGAGTCCTGGCGGACCGGCTGGACCCGCGACGACACGGCGGGCGAGCGGCTCTGGGACGTCTCCGAGCAGCTCACCGGAGTGCCGTACGACGCCCTGAAGGCCTGACCGGTCGACCGGCGCCCCGGAGCGCCCCGCCGCCGTCGACCTCCAGGTTCGCGCCGCCGTCCGGCCGGGTCCGCATCCGCCGGATCTGGGCCCGGGGAGCCAGGAACACCCCGGTCGTGCCGATGTCGCACCGCGTGTGCCGGTCCTTCTTCGCAAGGTCCGCGAGCGGTGCCCCCAGGTCTTTCCGGAACGACCGGTCAGGTCAGTCGGTGTGCGCGCTGTCCGGCCGTGTCCGTACCTCGTAGGTCGTGACCGTCACCGTCCCGTCGTCCAGGCACCGTCCCGACTCCAGGTCGAACCGCTGCTTGAGGAGGGGCGAGGCGACGAAGGGACGGCCCTGGTGGGAGCCGGTCAGGCCGCGGGAGAGGACCGCCGCGCCGCTGAACGGGTCGCGGTTGTCGATGGCGTACGTCCGGCCCGACCGGTCGCGGAACACAGCGGCCTGGCGGCCGTCCGGCAGCAGCGCGGCCACCCCCCGGCCGGGTGTCAGGGCGGACAGCTCGCAGATGGTCAACCAGGCGTCATACAAGCGCAGTTGGACCTTCGGGGGCTGGGTGTTCCGTGGTCGGGTCATCGCTGGGCGCTTCCTTCCAGGGGGCGTCGGCCGATGGCCAGCAGCGGCAGGTCCGGTTTGATCTGATCGCGTTCGGGGACGAAGCCGACCACCGGGTCGGGGGTGCCGGGGGCGTTCACGAACGACACGAAGCGGGCCAGCCGTTCCGGGTCGCGGATGGTCTCCGCCCACTCGTCGCGGTAGGCGCGGACATGGGCGGCCATCAGGGAGTCCAGCTCTTCGCAGATGCCGAGCGAGTCGTGCACGACGACGTCCCGGACATGGCCGAGTCCGCCCGGGATCCGCTCCAGCCAGGCCGAGGTGCGCTCCAGCCGGTCGGCGGTACGGATGTAGAACATCAGGAACCGGTCGATCAGACGGATCAGTTCGGCATCGCCCAGGTCCTGCGCGAGCAGGTCGGCGTGGCGCGGTGTGGCACCGCCGTTGCCGCCGACCCAGAGGTTCCAGCCGCCGGCCGTGGCGATGACGCCGAAGTCCTTGGACCGGGCCTCGGCGCACTCCCGGGCGCACCCGGAGACCGCGGACTTGAGCTTGTGGGGCGAGCGCAGCCCGCGGTAGCGCAGCTCCAGGTCGATCGCCATCCGGACCGAGTCCTGGACCCCGTAGCGGCACCAGGTCCGGCCGACGCAGGACTTCACGGTCCGCAGCGCCTTTCCGTACGCGTGCCCCGACTCGAAGCCCGCGTCCACCAGCCTGGCCCAGATCAGGGGGAGTTGCTCGACCCGGGCGCCGAACAGGTCGATGCGCTGACCGCCCGTGATCTTGGTGTAGAGACCGAAGTCCCGGGCGACCTCACCGATCACGATGAGCTTCTCGGGGGTGATCTCGCCGCCGGGGACCCGCGGCACGATCGAGTACGAGCCGTTCCTCTGCAGGTTGGCGAGGAAATGGTCGTTGGTGTCCTGGAGGGCCGCCTGCTCGCCGTCGAGGACATGGCCGCTCGCGCCGGTGACCGCGGCGAGCGAGGCGAGGACCGAGGCGACGGCCGGTTTGCAGACCTCGCAGCCGTCGCCGCCCCGGGCACCGGGCCGCCCGTAACGGTCGAGCAGCGCCTGGTACGAGGAGATCCGCAACGCGAGGACGATCTCGTACAGCTCCTCGCGGGTCTGCGGGAAGCAGCCGCACAGGCCGTGGTCGGCCTCGACGCCGTGCGCCGCCAGTTCCTCGTCGACGAGCTGACCGAGGACCCTGACGCAACTCCCGCAGCCCGTACCGGCCTTGGTGCACTTCTTCACCTCCGGCACGGTGGTGCGGGAGTGCTCGGTGACCGCCGCGCGGACCGTGCCCTTGGTGACGTTGTGGCAGGAGCAGACGACGGCCGAGTCGGGGAGCGCGGAGGGGCCGAGAGCGACCGGGGCGCCCGTGCCCGCCGGAAGCACCAGGTGCTCGGGGGCGATCGGCGGCACGGAGCCGGTGAGGGCGCGCAGGGTGCCGTACGCGTCGGCGTCGCCGACCAGGATGCCGCCGAGCAGCTCGCCGTCCGGGCCGACGACGAGTTTGCGGTACGTGCCGGAGCGCGAGTCGGAGTAGACGACGTCGAGGCAGCCGGCGGTGGTGCCGTGCGCGTCGCCGAAGGACGCGACGTCCACACCGAGCAGCTTGAGCTTGGTGGAGAGGTCGGCACCGGTGAAACCGGCGTCCGTGCCGGCGATCGTCGCGGCGGCCGTCTCGGCCATCTCGTACCCGGGCGCGACCAGCCCGTACACCCGGCCGTCGGACGCGAGGGCGCACTCGCCGATCGCGAACACACGCGGGTCGGAGGTGCGGCACCGCTCGTCGACCGTGATGCCGCCGCGCTCGCCGACCGTGAGCCCGGTGTCGCGGGCGAGCCGGTCGCGTGGACGCACGCCCGCCGAGAACACGACGAGATCCGTGGGGAGTTCGGAACCGTCGGAGAGTCTCATGCCGGTCACGGCGCCGTCGGCACCGGTGACGATCTCCTGGGTGCCGGTGCCGGTGTGGACGGTCAGACCGAGGTCCCTGACGGTACGCAGCAGTGCCGCGCCGCCGCCCTCGTCGACCTGCGCGGGCATCAGCCGCGGCGCGAACTCCACGATGTGGGTGGCCAGTCCGAGGCCCTGGAGCGCGCCCGCCGCTTCCAGCCCCAGCAGACCGCCACCGACCACCGCGCCGGTCGTGGCCCGCGCCTTCGCGAACTCCTCGATGGCGAGCAGGTCTTCGATGGTCCGGTACACGAAGCAGCCCTCGGCGTCCCTGCCGGGCACGGGCGGCACGAAGGGGACGGAGCCGGTGGCGAGGACCAGGGTGTCGTAGGCGACGGTCAGACCGGAGCGGGCCGTCACCGTCCGCGCCGCCCGGTCGATCGTCTCGGCCGGGTCGCGGAGGTGCAGCTCGATGCCGTGCGCGGCGATGAACCCGGCGTCGGTGAGCGACAGTTCGTCCGGGGTACGGCCCGAGAAGTACGAGGTGAGCCGGACCCGGTCGTAGGCCGGACGGGGCTCCTCGCACAGCACGACCACCCGGTGCGTGGCGGTCAGCCCACGCTCGGCCAGCGCCTCCAGGAAGCGCTGGCCGACCATGCCGTGGCCGACGAGCACGATGGTGGGGGTGTCCGTGGACATCAGGAGCCTCCGTCGTTGGGGAGCGGTGGAGCGGCCTGCGGCCAGGACCCCGGTGGGCGGCACGCGGTGGCGGGGGCGGTGCGTCTCGGCGCCGGCGGGTGCGGCGGGAGCCGTCCCGAGCGCCGGTTGTTCGCGGCGCCGGGCTCGTCGGGACGCCGGGTCCGCCGGGTCCGCCGGGTCGCCGGGTGCTTCGCGCCCCGGGCGGGACGGGCCGCCGCGGATCCGGTGCCGGTCACCGCCGGCCGCGCGTTCGAGGTCATGTCCGCAGCGTGCGATGCCGGTGTTACCCGGTCGCATCACCGCTGTTTCCCGGGCGGAACGCTGACCTCAGCGGGGGCGGCGACCGGTTGTGAGGGTCCTCGCCGCCCCCGTCCGATGGACGCCACCGGTGGTGCCGCGGTCCGGCACGCGTCGCCACCGGGTGCCGCCGTCCGTCATGGCTCACCGGTGGGTCCCGCCGGCACCCGTCACCGCTGGGTGCCCCGTCCACCGGCCGGCACCGCCGAGACCCCTCACAGCCGGGCGCACCGCTCACCGGGAGCTCCCGCAGGCCCCCTCAGCGCAAGGCGCACCCCCACCGGCAGGCGCCGCCGACACCCCTCACCGATGGGTGGGGGCGCGCCCGCCGTGCCCGCGCGCGAGGAGGTGAACCTCAGAAGACACCCAATTCCGTGGACGGCACATCCATCCGGTCCATAGGGTCGCGATCATGCCCGACATATCGCTGACCATGGTGGTCGTACTGTGCCTCGCCTCCCTCGCGGCGGGATGGATCGACGCCGTGGTGGGCGGCGGCGGACTGCTCCTGCTGCCCGCGCTGCTGCTCGGGCTGCCGAGCGGGACCACGGCGGCGTACGCGCTCGGCACCAACAAGGCGGTCGCGATCGTCGGGACGAGCGGCGCGGCGGTGACGTACGCGCGCAAGGCGCCCGTCGACGTGCTGCTGGCCGTCCGGATCGGTCTCGCGGCACTCGCCGGGTCGACGGCCGGTGCCTTCGTGGCCGCCGGGATGAGCACGGACGTCCTGAAACCGGTCGTCATGGTGGTCCTGGTCGGCGTCGGGACATTCGTCATCCTGCGCCCCGCGTTCGGCACCGCGCCCTCCACCGAGCCCGTCTCGCCGCGCCGTGTGCTCGCCGCGATCGGACTGGCGGGCCTCGGCATCGGCTTCTACGACGGGCTCATCGGCCCCGGCACGGGCACCTTCCTCGTCCTCGCTCTGACCGCGCTGCTCCACCTCGACCTGGTGACCGCCTCCGCCACCGCCAAGATCGTCAACTGCTGCACCAACGCGGGCGCCCTCGCGACCTTCGCCTGGAAGGGCACGGTGTACTGGCAGCTGGCCGCGCTGATGGCGGTCTTCAACCTCGTCGGGGGCACGGTCGGGGCGCACACCGCGCTGAAGCGGGGCAGCGGGTTCGTCCGGGTGGTCCTGCTGACGGTGGTGTTCGCGCTGGTCGCCAACCTGGCGTACCAGCAGTGGGCGGCCTGAGGCCGGAGCACCGGCCGGGCCCGGGTCAGCGGCTGCCGGTCAGATGGGCGAAGACGACCACGTTGCCCTGGTATCCCGTCGTGCTCGAATAGCCGCCGCCGCAGGTGATGACACGCAGTTCGGGGCGGGACGCGGCCCCGTACACCTTGTCGTCGGGGAAGTCGCGGGCGTCGTACACCTCGACGGCGTCGACGGTGAAGCGGGCGGTGCCGCCGTCACGGCGGGCCACCTCGATGGCGCTGCCCTTGCGCAGCGCGCCGAGGTCGTAGAAGACGGCCGGCCCCTCGGTGTTGTCGACATGACCGGCGACGATGGCGGTGCCGCGTTCGCCGGGCGTGGTGCCGGCCTCGTACCAGCCCGCGAGGTTCTTCCGCGCGGCGGGCGGGACGTCCAGACTGCCCTGGGGGGTGAGTCCGAGGCCCATCAGCGGGGCGTTCACACCTATCGAGGGTATGAGGATCCGCTCGGGCGGGGAGTGGCGGAGCGCGGGGACCGGCTGCCGGGCGGCGCCTCCGGTGCCCGACTGGGCGACGGACGGCTGGGGCGGCGGATGGCCCTCGGTGCCACTGCGCACCAGCCAGACGCCCGAACAGAGGGCGACCACGGTGACGGACGTTATGACGATGTTGCCTATGTTGCCTATGTTTCCTGTGCTGCCGGCGTCGCCGGCGCTGCCCGGGGGACCGGCCTTGGACATCCGGCGCACGGGAGCCTCCTCTCGGGGTTCTTCAGGGGTCCTTTCCGGGCCGCCTCGGGGTGTCGCTCTGGGGGGTGTCGGGGGTGGGTCCCCGTCCCCCTCCGGGCCGCGAGGGGCGTCGGGCCACGGAGGGGGAGGGGACGGCGGTACCGGCGGACGGACAGCGGAGGGTGTCCGTCAGATCCCGTCGCCTCTCGCCCGGCGATGCAGGAGCCAGGTACCGCCCGCGGCGGCGACGGCCAGTGCCGCCACTCCCGCCGCGGTCTTCGTGGGGTCGGTGCCGAGTGCGCCACCGACGCCCGTGTTCACATGTCCGCGCGGCTGGATCTGGTCGCGCGCCGGGGTCGTCGCGGCCATGGTGAC includes:
- a CDS encoding oxidoreductase, whose protein sequence is MAAWNVNDIPDQSGRTAVVTGANSGIGHVTARELARRGARVVLACRSEARGNEAGDRIVSEVPGADVEFVRLDLGDLDSVGEFAATYDHAYGERLDLLVNNAGVMALPQGRTADGFETQFGVNHLGHFALTGMLLPALLNTPRARVVTVSSMVHALSNIDLDDLDSERPSYRRWIAYARSKTANLLFTHELARRLAAVGSDVVAAAAHPGYAATNLQTAGPRMAGRKGAERFMEIGNRVFGQSPQAGALPTLYAATAPGVRPDSFTGPSFAMWRGAPAESWRTGWTRDDTAGERLWDVSEQLTGVPYDALKA
- the nirD gene encoding nitrite reductase small subunit NirD — protein: MTRPRNTQPPKVQLRLYDAWLTICELSALTPGRGVAALLPDGRQAAVFRDRSGRTYAIDNRDPFSGAAVLSRGLTGSHQGRPFVASPLLKQRFDLESGRCLDDGTVTVTTYEVRTRPDSAHTD
- the nirB gene encoding nitrite reductase large subunit NirB gives rise to the protein MSTDTPTIVLVGHGMVGQRFLEALAERGLTATHRVVVLCEEPRPAYDRVRLTSYFSGRTPDELSLTDAGFIAAHGIELHLRDPAETIDRAARTVTARSGLTVAYDTLVLATGSVPFVPPVPGRDAEGCFVYRTIEDLLAIEEFAKARATTGAVVGGGLLGLEAAGALQGLGLATHIVEFAPRLMPAQVDEGGGAALLRTVRDLGLTVHTGTGTQEIVTGADGAVTGMRLSDGSELPTDLVVFSAGVRPRDRLARDTGLTVGERGGITVDERCRTSDPRVFAIGECALASDGRVYGLVAPGYEMAETAAATIAGTDAGFTGADLSTKLKLLGVDVASFGDAHGTTAGCLDVVYSDSRSGTYRKLVVGPDGELLGGILVGDADAYGTLRALTGSVPPIAPEHLVLPAGTGAPVALGPSALPDSAVVCSCHNVTKGTVRAAVTEHSRTTVPEVKKCTKAGTGCGSCVRVLGQLVDEELAAHGVEADHGLCGCFPQTREELYEIVLALRISSYQALLDRYGRPGARGGDGCEVCKPAVASVLASLAAVTGASGHVLDGEQAALQDTNDHFLANLQRNGSYSIVPRVPGGEITPEKLIVIGEVARDFGLYTKITGGQRIDLFGARVEQLPLIWARLVDAGFESGHAYGKALRTVKSCVGRTWCRYGVQDSVRMAIDLELRYRGLRSPHKLKSAVSGCARECAEARSKDFGVIATAGGWNLWVGGNGGATPRHADLLAQDLGDAELIRLIDRFLMFYIRTADRLERTSAWLERIPGGLGHVRDVVVHDSLGICEELDSLMAAHVRAYRDEWAETIRDPERLARFVSFVNAPGTPDPVVGFVPERDQIKPDLPLLAIGRRPLEGSAQR
- a CDS encoding sulfite exporter TauE/SafE family protein, which gives rise to MPDISLTMVVVLCLASLAAGWIDAVVGGGGLLLLPALLLGLPSGTTAAYALGTNKAVAIVGTSGAAVTYARKAPVDVLLAVRIGLAALAGSTAGAFVAAGMSTDVLKPVVMVVLVGVGTFVILRPAFGTAPSTEPVSPRRVLAAIGLAGLGIGFYDGLIGPGTGTFLVLALTALLHLDLVTASATAKIVNCCTNAGALATFAWKGTVYWQLAALMAVFNLVGGTVGAHTALKRGSGFVRVVLLTVVFALVANLAYQQWAA
- a CDS encoding class F sortase, whose protein sequence is MSKAGPPGSAGDAGSTGNIGNIGNIVITSVTVVALCSGVWLVRSGTEGHPPPQPSVAQSGTGGAARQPVPALRHSPPERILIPSIGVNAPLMGLGLTPQGSLDVPPAARKNLAGWYEAGTTPGERGTAIVAGHVDNTEGPAVFYDLGALRKGSAIEVARRDGGTARFTVDAVEVYDARDFPDDKVYGAASRPELRVITCGGGYSSTTGYQGNVVVFAHLTGSR